The following are encoded together in the Colius striatus isolate bColStr4 chromosome 5, bColStr4.1.hap1, whole genome shotgun sequence genome:
- the LOC133625527 gene encoding mucin-1-like — protein sequence MPPSPRRTHARTSCQPQTPLSRRDVPGRSLPLVPAPPRPQHRPARPRGSAPAAASAGRGKERTRGQSRKSPPRRAPGLPLSTGAASPHRDCLSPPGLPLPTGAASPHRGCLSPPGLPLSTGAASPHRRCLSPPALPLPTGAASPHRGSPGLSPPPHRRGWGVAGLTASPSPTCRKGPSDHRSPGAGACAAPP from the exons ATGCCGCCCTCCCCCCGGCGCACACACGCACGGACGAGCTGCCAGCCCCAGACCCCGCTGTCCCGCCGGGACGTGCCCGGCCGCTCCCTCCCCCTAGTCCCGGCCCCCCCCCGCCCACAGcaccgcccggcccggccccgggggTCTGCGCCCGCAGCCGCTAGCGCGGGCCGGGGTAAAGAGAGGACCAGGGGCCAGAGCAGGAAAAG cccTCCCCGCCGAGCCCCGGGACTGCCTCTCTCCACCGGGGCTGCCTCTCCCCACCGGGACTGCCTCTCTCCACCGGGGCTGCCTCTCCCCACCGGGGCTGCCTCTCCCCACCGGGGCTGCCTCTCCCCACCGGGACTGCCTCTCTCCACCGGGGCTGCCTCTCCCCACCGGCGCTGCCTCTCCCCACCGGCGCTGCCTCTCCCCACCGGGGCTGCCTCTCCCCACCGGGGCAGCCCAGGGCTCTCCCCACCTCCTCACCGAAGGGGCTGGGGAGTAGCAGGGCTGACAGCCTCCCCGAGCCCGACCTGCCGTAAGGGGCCTTCGGACCATCGCTCCCCGGGGGCTGGAGCCTGTGCAGCTCCTCCTTGA